One Manduca sexta isolate Smith_Timp_Sample1 chromosome 26, JHU_Msex_v1.0, whole genome shotgun sequence genomic region harbors:
- the LOC115450163 gene encoding modular serine protease isoform X1 has translation MYYLCILALLGIPLLGSAGGVENEFSSDAYAETSLIRSKRRASCEKWKEWQCRDGSCISPESKCDGAYDCPDKSDETHALCRNKICQPNWFRCTYGACVDGTAPCNGVQDCADNSDELLPRCRNQTTLFSREVPCDDGEIIPATSRCDGVVDCNDRSDETPATCADAYCPDYYFRCAYGACVDRGADCDGKNDCADGSDEDNVLCNITVPMESRIMVKEPNLIDNSQHTTVDPNSYKKCKLPSYPEHGSYVGDGFLASPGDDLSNGQINFTCSEGYKMIGERNVFCFYGKWLDEFPKCAKFCKLEPKVNMEFQCVLTGDSKGTRKCEEYEPVGTQVAHQCGLNYRSEEYDLGYMVCKEEGWVNVPRCLPDCGKVTPVGTQLIMGGQSAVRGELPWHTGIYSKVQSDNIMRYKQICGGSLISRTVVLSAAHCFWDGDQPLPAEKYAAAVGKLYRKWRETLDDAQRSDVKELYISEFFMGVENQYQGDIALLVLATAVTYKSHIRPVCISFSRELAKAQLHIGNSGKIAGWGLTASNGTASRELKVVEIPYVDPGVCKEKSVKEFKPFITADKFCAGYDNGTALCRGDSGGGLVFRKRGTERYYLRGIVSTAHHTNDACNSKSLTTFTNLVLYEDFIKEHWSADDF, from the exons ATGTATTATTTGTGCATTCTGGCATTATTAG GCATTCCTCTGCTGGGTTCCGCCGGTGGCGTTGAAAATGAATTCAG CAGTGATGCCTACGCAGAAACATCCTTGATTAGATCAAAAAGACGAGCTTCATGCGA AAAATGGAAAGAATGGCAATGTCGTGATGGATcctgtatcagcccggaatcgaAGTGCGACGGCGCATACGACTGCCCGGACAAGAGTGATGAGACTCATGCGCTCTGCAGGAATAAGAT ATGCCAGCCCAACTGGTTTCGCTGCACGTACGGCGCGTGCGTGGACGGCACCGCGCCCTGCAACGGCGTGCAGGACTGCGCCGACAACTCCGACGAACTGCTGCCGCGCTGCAGGAATCAGACTACACTCTTCAG TCGCGAAGTTCCTTGTGACGACGGGGAGATAATCCCAGCTACCAGCCGCTGCGATGGTGTTGTGGACTGCAACGATAGATCGGATGAGACTCCCGCCACATGCGCAGACGCATACTGCCCCGATTACTACTTCCGATGTGCGTATGGAGCCTGTGTCGACCGCGGTGCGGACTGCGAtggg AAAAATGATTGTGCTGATGGATCAGATGAAGATAATGTACTTTGCAATATAACTGTACCAATGGAGTCTAGAATAAT gGTCAAAGAACCAAATTTGATTGATAATTCTCAACATACTACTGTTGATCCAAATTCGTATAAGAAATGTAAATTGCCTTCATATCCGGAGCACGGCTCGTACGTTGGAGATGGATTCCTCGCGTCTCCTGGCGACGACTTGTCTAATGGGCAGATCAACTTCACCTGCAGTGAAGGATATAAGATGATTGGGGAGAGAAATGTCTTCTGCTTCTACGGAAAGTGGCTCGACGAGTTTCCTAAATGTGCTA AATTTTGCAAATTAGAACCAAAAGTAAACATGGAGTTCCAATGTGTCCTGACTGGCGATAGTAAAGGAACTCGCAAGTGTGAAGAGTATGAGCCCGTGGGGACGCAGGTGGCGCACCAGTGCGGCCTCAACTACCGCTCCGAGGAGTACGACCTCGGGTACATGGTTTGCAAGGAGGAAGGCTGGGTTAACGTGCCTAGATGCCTGCCAG actgCGGCAAAGTGACTCCTGTTGGCACGCAATTGATAATGGGAGGTCAGTCTGCTGTAAGAGGGGAACTGCCGTGGCACACCGGCATATACTCGAAAGTCCAAAGCGACAATATTATGCGTTACAAGCAAATATGTGGCGGGTCCTTGATAAGTAGGACTGTGGTATTGTCag CTGCCCACTGTTTCTGGGATGGAGACCAGCCTCTACCGGCCGAGAAGTACGCCGCGGCTGTCGGCAAATTATACCGAAAATGGCGAGAAACCTTGGATGACGCACAGCGGTCTGAT GTCAAAGAGCTCTACATCTCGGAGTTTTTCATGGGTGTCGAGAATCAGTACCAGGGCGACATAGCGCTGTTGGTGTTGGCCACCGCCGTGACGTACAAGTCACATATTAGGCCCGTCTGTATAAGCTTTAGCCGCGAACTGGCTAAGGCCCAGCTTCATATTGGAAATAGTGGAAAA ATCGCAGGCTGGGGTCTGACCGCTTCAAACGGAACCGCTTCTAGAGAGTTGAAGGTGGTGGAAATCCCCTATGTGGATCCAGGAGTTTGCAAGGAGAAGTCAGTAAAGGAATTCAAGCCTTTCATCACGGCGGATAAGTTCTGCGCGGGATATGACAATG GCACAGCCCTGTGCAGGGGCGACAGTGGCGGCGGCCTCGTGTTCCGGAAACGCGGCACCGAGCGATATTACCTCAGGGGCATCGTCTCCACCGCGCACCACACCAACGACGCATGCAACTCCAAGTCCCTCACCACCTTCACCAACCTCGTGCTCTACGAAGACTTCATCAAGGAGCATTGGAGCGCTGACGACTTCTAG
- the LOC115450163 gene encoding modular serine protease isoform X2 produces MYYLCILALLGIPLLGSAGGVENEFSDAYAETSLIRSKRRASCEKWKEWQCRDGSCISPESKCDGAYDCPDKSDETHALCRNKICQPNWFRCTYGACVDGTAPCNGVQDCADNSDELLPRCRNQTTLFSREVPCDDGEIIPATSRCDGVVDCNDRSDETPATCADAYCPDYYFRCAYGACVDRGADCDGKNDCADGSDEDNVLCNITVPMESRIMVKEPNLIDNSQHTTVDPNSYKKCKLPSYPEHGSYVGDGFLASPGDDLSNGQINFTCSEGYKMIGERNVFCFYGKWLDEFPKCAKFCKLEPKVNMEFQCVLTGDSKGTRKCEEYEPVGTQVAHQCGLNYRSEEYDLGYMVCKEEGWVNVPRCLPDCGKVTPVGTQLIMGGQSAVRGELPWHTGIYSKVQSDNIMRYKQICGGSLISRTVVLSAAHCFWDGDQPLPAEKYAAAVGKLYRKWRETLDDAQRSDVKELYISEFFMGVENQYQGDIALLVLATAVTYKSHIRPVCISFSRELAKAQLHIGNSGKIAGWGLTASNGTASRELKVVEIPYVDPGVCKEKSVKEFKPFITADKFCAGYDNGTALCRGDSGGGLVFRKRGTERYYLRGIVSTAHHTNDACNSKSLTTFTNLVLYEDFIKEHWSADDF; encoded by the exons ATGTATTATTTGTGCATTCTGGCATTATTAG GCATTCCTCTGCTGGGTTCCGCCGGTGGCGTTGAAAATGAATTCAG TGATGCCTACGCAGAAACATCCTTGATTAGATCAAAAAGACGAGCTTCATGCGA AAAATGGAAAGAATGGCAATGTCGTGATGGATcctgtatcagcccggaatcgaAGTGCGACGGCGCATACGACTGCCCGGACAAGAGTGATGAGACTCATGCGCTCTGCAGGAATAAGAT ATGCCAGCCCAACTGGTTTCGCTGCACGTACGGCGCGTGCGTGGACGGCACCGCGCCCTGCAACGGCGTGCAGGACTGCGCCGACAACTCCGACGAACTGCTGCCGCGCTGCAGGAATCAGACTACACTCTTCAG TCGCGAAGTTCCTTGTGACGACGGGGAGATAATCCCAGCTACCAGCCGCTGCGATGGTGTTGTGGACTGCAACGATAGATCGGATGAGACTCCCGCCACATGCGCAGACGCATACTGCCCCGATTACTACTTCCGATGTGCGTATGGAGCCTGTGTCGACCGCGGTGCGGACTGCGAtggg AAAAATGATTGTGCTGATGGATCAGATGAAGATAATGTACTTTGCAATATAACTGTACCAATGGAGTCTAGAATAAT gGTCAAAGAACCAAATTTGATTGATAATTCTCAACATACTACTGTTGATCCAAATTCGTATAAGAAATGTAAATTGCCTTCATATCCGGAGCACGGCTCGTACGTTGGAGATGGATTCCTCGCGTCTCCTGGCGACGACTTGTCTAATGGGCAGATCAACTTCACCTGCAGTGAAGGATATAAGATGATTGGGGAGAGAAATGTCTTCTGCTTCTACGGAAAGTGGCTCGACGAGTTTCCTAAATGTGCTA AATTTTGCAAATTAGAACCAAAAGTAAACATGGAGTTCCAATGTGTCCTGACTGGCGATAGTAAAGGAACTCGCAAGTGTGAAGAGTATGAGCCCGTGGGGACGCAGGTGGCGCACCAGTGCGGCCTCAACTACCGCTCCGAGGAGTACGACCTCGGGTACATGGTTTGCAAGGAGGAAGGCTGGGTTAACGTGCCTAGATGCCTGCCAG actgCGGCAAAGTGACTCCTGTTGGCACGCAATTGATAATGGGAGGTCAGTCTGCTGTAAGAGGGGAACTGCCGTGGCACACCGGCATATACTCGAAAGTCCAAAGCGACAATATTATGCGTTACAAGCAAATATGTGGCGGGTCCTTGATAAGTAGGACTGTGGTATTGTCag CTGCCCACTGTTTCTGGGATGGAGACCAGCCTCTACCGGCCGAGAAGTACGCCGCGGCTGTCGGCAAATTATACCGAAAATGGCGAGAAACCTTGGATGACGCACAGCGGTCTGAT GTCAAAGAGCTCTACATCTCGGAGTTTTTCATGGGTGTCGAGAATCAGTACCAGGGCGACATAGCGCTGTTGGTGTTGGCCACCGCCGTGACGTACAAGTCACATATTAGGCCCGTCTGTATAAGCTTTAGCCGCGAACTGGCTAAGGCCCAGCTTCATATTGGAAATAGTGGAAAA ATCGCAGGCTGGGGTCTGACCGCTTCAAACGGAACCGCTTCTAGAGAGTTGAAGGTGGTGGAAATCCCCTATGTGGATCCAGGAGTTTGCAAGGAGAAGTCAGTAAAGGAATTCAAGCCTTTCATCACGGCGGATAAGTTCTGCGCGGGATATGACAATG GCACAGCCCTGTGCAGGGGCGACAGTGGCGGCGGCCTCGTGTTCCGGAAACGCGGCACCGAGCGATATTACCTCAGGGGCATCGTCTCCACCGCGCACCACACCAACGACGCATGCAACTCCAAGTCCCTCACCACCTTCACCAACCTCGTGCTCTACGAAGACTTCATCAAGGAGCATTGGAGCGCTGACGACTTCTAG
- the LOC115450172 gene encoding modular serine protease, with protein MRLLCLLCVTCFGFGASETDNSTLKGIQGGYHTDPMNAPWHVGLYKVGKIYKQICGGTIIASNVVVTAAHCVSKDDKVWPASEFAVGAGKIYRAWDNFNDVGAQKSNVREIKLPPRYQGVVANYQEDIALLILVDAFVYTNFVQPACVSFNAHFDTLQLREGQLGKVVGWGLSGLKSKMSRLLRGATLPCVAIENCISQSPQSFKSYITGDKICAGYQNGTAVCRGDSGGGLVFPEAVDGIERYFLRGVVSTSPDSSELCNRYTWATFTHLLRHEHFVKSHVPHVEQICGISPIVNVASRFGVTADDSKCSCTCGK; from the exons ATGAGACTCCTTTGCTTATTGTGTGTTACGTGTTTTG gGTTTGGCGCAAGCGAAACAGATAATTCTACATTGAAGGGGATACAGGGAGGATATCACACAGACCCTATGAATGCTCCTTGGCACGTAGGGCTTTATAAAGTTGGGAAAATTTATAAGCAGATATGCGGCGGCACCATCATCGCTAGCAACGTCGTCGTGACAG CCGCGCATTGTGTTTCAAAGGACGATAAGGTATGGCCCGCGTCGGAGTTTGCAGTAGGAGCTGGCAAAATATATCGCGCGTGGGACAATTTTAATGACGTAGGAGCTCAGAAATCAAAT GTGAGGGAAATAAAGTTGCCACCACGTTATCAAGGTGTTGTGGCGAACTATCAAGAGGACATCGCACTTCTGATACTCGTCGATGCGTTCGTATACACTAACTTCGTGCAGCCGGCCTGCGTGAGTTTTAATGCTCATTTCGACACATTACAACTGAGGGAAGGACAGTTGGGCAAG GTTGTGGGCTGGGGTCTGTCAGGATTAAAGTCCAAGATGTCACGTCTGCTCCGCGGTGCTACCTTGCCTTGTGTTGCCATCGAGAACTGTATATCGCAGAGTCCTCAGTCCTTCAAGTCTTACATCACCGGCGACAAGATCTGCGCTGGATACCAAAATG GCACGGCGGTGTGTCGCGGCGACAGTGGTGGAGGGCTCGTGTTCCCAGAAGCAGTGGACGGCATCGAGCGGTACTTCCTCCGCGGCGTCGTCTCCACCTCCCCTGACTCTTCGGAGTTGTGCAACCGCTACACCTGGGCCACCTTCACCCACCTCCTTCGACATGAACACTTCGTGAAGTCCCACGTGCCTCATGTAGAACAGATATGCGGCATATCACCCATTGTCAATGTCGCATCCCGTTTCGGTGTCACTGCAGATGACAGTAAATGTTCTTGTACATGTGGAAAGTAA
- the LOC115450174 gene encoding clotting factor C yields the protein MRLYTLFITCLGVAVSANKSINPSYVSNISGGNRVKNPSPWHAGIYTKTTEPYKQICGGTLVTKCAVISAAHCFSHDGLAPLAFNYAVAVGKMYRPWNDYHDEGVQKADVIAIRIPPRYQGAIANFQDDIAVVIAATEFYLTPYVEPACLSFKPDFDEEQLRDGQLGVVVGWGLTGENSPASQVLQSASLPNVAIEKCIKQSPTSFRSSITGDKICAGYNNGTAVCRGDSGGGLVYSAFVNYRLLYFLRGVVSTSPTSENMCNIYSWATFTHLIKHEHFIKSVVPDVEQFCVQTYGTTFTKLERIQNEETCQCPKAYEVILSDKVIKVFL from the exons ATGAGACTCTACACATTGTTCATTACGTGTTTGG GTGTTGCCGTTTCCGCTAATAAGTCCATTAACCCCTCCTATGTATCGAACATAAGCGGAGGAAACCGCGTGAAGAACCCGTCTCCGTGGCACGCGGGTATCTACACCAAGACTACTGAGCCTTACAAGCAGATATGCGGCGGCACCTTGGTCACTAAATGCGCCGTCATATCAG CCGCGCATTGCTTCTCACATGACGGACTTGCACCCCTGGCGTTCAACTACGCCGTGGCTGTTGGCAAAATGTACCGACCCTGGAACGACTATCATGATGAAGGAGTTCAGAAGGCTGAT GTAATTGCAATAAGAATCCCACCACGTTACCAAGGAGCCATAGCAAACTTCCAAGATGACATCGCAGTTGTGATCGCCGCCACAGAGTTCTACCTCACCCCGTACGTGGAGCCGGCTTGCCTGAGCTTCAAACCGGATTTCGATGAGGAGCAGCTGCGAGATGGACAGCTGGGTGTG GTGGTCGGCTGGGGTCTGACGGGGGAGAACTCACCGGCTTCTCAAGTACTCCAATCAGCCTCACTGCCGAATGTCGCCATTGAGAAGTGTATCAAGCAGAGTCCGACGAGCTTCAGGAGTTCCATCACTGGGGACAAGATCTGCGCAGGATACAACAATG GCACGGCGGTATGCCGCGGCGACAGCGGCGGCGGGCTGGTCTACAGTGCGTTTGTGAACTACCGTCTACTCTACTTCTTACGCGGTGTCGTCTCAACGTCCCCGACTTCTGAAAACATGTGCAACATCTACTCCTGGGCCACCTTCACGCATCTCATCAAACACGAACACTTCATTAAGTCCGTTGTGCCTGACGTGGAACAGTTTTGTGTTCAAACTTATGGGACTACGTTTACTAAACTCGAACGGATACAGAACGAGGAGACGTGCCAGTGTCCAAAAGCGTACGAAGTTATACTGTCTGATAAAGTGATAAAGgtctttttataa